In the genome of Abyssalbus ytuae, the window AACATTGTGGTGAATAATGCAGCTATGCAGTTTCCTGAGGACAATATAGAGGATATTGAAATTGAAAATCTTCATAAAACCTTTCAGACAAATATTTACTCCTATTTTTACATTACCCGGGAAGCGGTAAAGTATTTAAAGAAAGGAGATTGTATAATAAATACAACCTCGGTAACCGCATACAGAGGCAGTGAACACTTATTGGATTATTCGAGTACCAAAGGAGCCATTACCTCATTTACCCGCTCTCTGGCTAAATCTCTTGCTAAAAAAGGAATAAGGGTAAACGGTGTAGCTCCCGGCCCTATATGGACCCCTTTAATACCTGCTACTTTTGATGATTTTGAAAATTTTGGTCAGGATACTCCTATGGGAAGGGCAGGGCAACCTGCTGAAGTTGGACCGGCTTATGTGTACCTGGCATCAGAAGACAGTAGTTACATGACAGGCCAAATTTTGCATATTAACGGAGGAGAGGTAGTAGGAGGTTAAATATTAAAATTTTTAGTTTGAATAAAACATTTGTTATACCATTATCAATAAAAAAAGAAGCTGAAACAGCATTATCTTATTATCCTCAGCTAAAAGGAACTAAAATAATTTTTAAGTTTAAAAAGAATATTAAAAAGTCTACTATGCAGGCCCGGCCTGCTTTTAGTAGCTTTTTCAGAAAGAGAAAACAAAGAAAATATCTTATTCTTATAAGCGAAAAATTTAAAATTTCAGGCAGGGAATTTTTAACAAAAGATGTGCCTGAAAATGTTTTAATAGGCTGGCTGGGCCATGAATTGGGACATATTACAGATTACAAAAACAGAAGCAAATGGAATTTGCTGGTTTTTGGGTTAAAATACCTGTTTTCCCATAATCATATAAAAGAAGCCGAAAGGGCAGCTGATTATTATGCTGTAATAAACGGAATGGAAAAATACATCATTGAAACAAAAAATTTTATTTTAAACCATGCCGATATTCCTGAAGTGTATAAGTGGAGAATAAAAAAGTTTTATTTATCACCGGAAGAAATAATGGATATGGTCAAAGAGCGTGATAAAGATAAATAGTGGGTTTATTTGGTGTTAAGTGACACAAAT includes:
- a CDS encoding SDR family oxidoreductase, which produces MNKPDTFKDKKQSSQPGKTFKMKIKPVIIRDNYRGSQKLKGKTAFITGGDSGIGKSVALHFAREGASVAIVYFNEHTDAQNTRHEIEKEGVKCITINGDVKDIEFCKTAVKKTLEELGGLNIVVNNAAMQFPEDNIEDIEIENLHKTFQTNIYSYFYITREAVKYLKKGDCIINTTSVTAYRGSEHLLDYSSTKGAITSFTRSLAKSLAKKGIRVNGVAPGPIWTPLIPATFDDFENFGQDTPMGRAGQPAEVGPAYVYLASEDSSYMTGQILHINGGEVVGG